The Branchiostoma floridae strain S238N-H82 chromosome 18, Bfl_VNyyK, whole genome shotgun sequence DNA window AACTTCAGCTATTATTCTCTCTATATGTATCGTATATAAGAAAGCCACCTTATTCAAATCTTCAAGTTATCATAACAGAAAGGGGTTTTGTCTAGTATtgtgtagaagtagaagtagaacaATGACTACAGAAGCTGGCACTCACTTTTTTGCAGTTCTGTTTATCTGTTTTATACAATAGACCTTTGACTCACAGATATCACATGGCATGTTAATCAAACATAGGGAGAGGGACTAACAAAtagtggtaaaaaaaaagaaacaataccAGCATGCATACTTAATATTCATAACATTAGACACACAATAGCAGCAAGCTCATGAATAACAAAGATGCATGTTTAAAATTCATGTCTGTCTTTAGATGTCAACTATACATCATAAAAAGTGCATTTCGAACAAGTGTTCATTTTCTTATAAATCACCATCCAGAGCAAGAGTTTACAAGGGTTGGTTTCTTGTCGAAAATAACACTTTCCCACATCCTATCAAAATCAATTGCAGCCAAGTTGCAGGTTATTTTATcataatatcattttgaagCTCATATTTTTCGCAGCGATCTTTCTATGCTACTATAATCCAGTATATCTTTTTAGATCGCCACTAAGCCgtaagatgttaagtgcaaAAACCACGAATTGTTAAAACACGTACTATTCGAACCACTATAAGACAAACATCTTTTTATTACACCCTTACTAGTACAGTTACATGCATCCTCCCCTtccgccccccctccccatccagtCAAGACCGTCAAATAATCAACGTTTTCAGCTTGTTTTTACACCAAGAACATACCTCGTCAAGCCCGAGACCCTCGGACAGCCCTTGGGCTTCGCCTTGCTTCCCTTCTGCCATCAGAACCGGTGTATATTACTCATCAACCTTGCGAAAAAATTGTCACCATCAAAAAATATAACTTCCGGGGTCAGCCATGTTGGTTTCGGGGCATGATGGGAAATATCGATCAGCTGTTATTTGGCGGGAAAATTTGTATTCTTCTTGTGTGAAAGATGGCAGAAAGTGGCTCAAAACCGAGACGTCCTGGTTCGAGTTCCCTGGTATGCTACGACGTTGGAAAGCCACCACatgatagaagaagaagaactccaATTGCACAACAACTGTAACAGGTACGATGTGTGTATaacgattgcgacgatttttggtgtaTGGGTGGGTGGTTGTTGCCTATCGTTcatgtttgattttgggcctccttgtgtttgaacttgacacgtacggcaggtagctttttgtgtgtggatgggaTATGTGGAACGAATGGTGCGagtgcgatgatatttggtttatGTGTTGGTGGTGGTTGCctaattttgtttttgtccctcttggtgtttgaacttgacgctgcacgttaccttttgtgcgggcaagGAGCATGCGCTGTATCTCCAGGACGCAATGTACGATTGTGTTgttatttggtacatgggttggtgCTCTTGTCCTGATGGTCAGGTTTGAGTTTGGGTCTCTTTgtgtttgaacttgatactgtaggttgaggCTGTTTGTGTAGTTGGGCATCCCCACGTACtagtatctgcttggttgtgaataTAGGTAATGGTTGAGTTTGTAATTACAGGTGATGGTTGGGGTTGGGTAACAATGTGATTGATAGGTCTTAGTTTACATCTGTTTTCTAGTTTTGGTCGTCTTAAAGGTTAGTCTTAATACTTCAGTTGGCTATTCATTTTGCGTCCTTGACTGAGACTTACTGTGGTCTTATTTTGGTGATGCCATCCCCATAATGTGAGTAGGTAATGAGATTTAGGCCACCAACATCTGCTATGTTTTTGACCTGGGTAATCTATAGTCAAGGCAATGTTTGGTATAATGTAAGTGGTAAAGGCTTTGTTCATGCTTTAAATTTAATATTGTTTGTAGCTTTTGGAAGACATTATCTTGTCACTGAACATATGTTATAAAATTATCTACGCAACCACTCCTTGGTTTTGgaaaatgtttgctgtttttttgcTCTGTATATGTGCTTGTTTGCACAAGTCAGATGGTTGCTTCACTGGTAAATGGTCCCTGCTAGGGCtgggcaccggtacagaaaattcaggtccaggtccggttcaggtccaaaggatcaggtccaggtccggacctgaacctggacctgatgcagtatgactcataccaatggtccatttcactacaaagaaatctgtttggtggagtattagacttacactggcgttttaatttaaaatcctacaacgctaactaacctgtacgattggctgtaaaacttggtagaaattactataaactctactctacttcactcttgttattttcttccacctgcaagcgccaaaacgtatgaatgcctgataagataatctgttaattttctaatcggtccaacatccggtccacctaattttttcaggtcccgtttttctggaccggtccaataagaaaaatcggtTTTATcggtaccggtacgctgtaccgatacccagccctagtccctGCCGAGACTGCTCTGATTGGTCGGAGGCGGTTAGGTTATCGGTACAACTGCTAGTGCCCAGCGATACAAGAGacacagtacaaaaagaagTATCCAGCAAAAGTATATTAagtccacaccaatttaatttcttggttcacggattcgctcgctcctattttttggaaaaaaaaaattaccactaagcaaattttcaccattaatgaaaccattcaccaactttctggtgtagcaaattggcctttatattataactccctaaagtgtgggtacaggtgctgttactgtacaatgagtgtttttctacttttttcaagctgaacactttttttctttgtgttctggattagtcgttacctttatcccaaccattttacaattattatttttatttttatttcgccctctcgctccatattttttatgaaaaaaatccgtgaaccaagaaattaaattggtgtggcctaagagcccaaaaaagacgaaaaaagtcccagagagcctgctatggaggctagcacGTGGaaggtacatttttttaattatttacAAAGTTAAATGGCTGCACGTGACTTTCCTATGAGCTGGAAGCACATCACCTCCAACACACTAGTTGGTTAACAAAATGGCTACTAGAAATTGTATACAATGCAAGAAAATGCAACTATTTGCTTTACAAAAATTATCCAAccacatacaacacacacaatCAACTTCCACCGAATTACATGTAATAAGTCTACaaacacccaatacatttcatgcaggtctgaggtctacgaactcttgttaatatagattttgaaaaaaatgttttgtttatatttacgaggggtgatcaataagtcctcggcctcacccagaaatattaagcacaactcaaattttgaggcacaatgtcatagtatgaagccttttatcaatatcctccaaatttcaagtcattgcAGTCATTTCTTTCCGGGCATTGAgaaaacaagggtgaattgtgatcagacatgtgtggatCAATTTCCCGTAAATTCTTTCAtcaacaaaagacattgtcaaaatgtttgataatgattctctttcTATtccaagcagaaagaagtgggtgtctgacttccagcagcgcaagttgacgcgcacacctcaggtcgcagctcaattgtccagtTTTATATCCTTCTatcttacctaacgttactgggtgtcgcctgcaaagcaATGATTACAATAAGTTGAATTtcggtacatatttatataagaatTTATACTGGAAATCtttgcttcgaaatctgagctgtgcttattatttctgggttaggccgaggacttattgatcacccctcgtacccTTATGTTTTCCAGGCCGCTGCTACTGCCTGCATTaatataaaaataataataactagagttcggcgacctcatacctccatgaaaatttagagctttcgtgaatttcatgcaattgactaagacattaacataatttatgcatggtgttgttcatcattgacaaacgtacacatttcataattataaaattcccattattaatcataaagtggttttgcaatttttacttaaattatgcaaataagttctcattaccatatttggtatctgcttatattccacctatcacaattaacatgtgttacatttattgaagtccagttattgcaaacaatggaattatacaatttcctcattaattatgcaaattaagtcctcatttgcataacatgtatatcattatgaacatctttgcctgaggtacccgcatgcctaatatgataccaatccgtcaatcctttctgcagttatcctctttggagtgtcttgacaaaaacgcccctgcagttcccaaattaaatgttagggggctgaaacttgtctcactttgtcatgacactaaaagatatctaccacccaaatttcaagaccatatcacgtccaagacaagagatacatagaaaaaactgctatgtgtcaatgttgtcattaattatgcaaatttgctcctattttgcataattagtatttcattttgtacaacattgtctgaggtacctacatatcaaaaatcatgaaaatccgttgttcccttcttgagttatcctcgtcagaagtttttgacaaaaatgcccctgctatcccaaaactagacgctagggggcccaaacttatgtcacttcttcctgagcacaagagctatctaatactaaaaaatcgtgatcatagcatgttcagaacaccaagatagcaaaaccggaagttgcgctgcagtaccaaggggagccgctagggggcccaaaatctaatcatttccagctttcatcacaccctactaacacaccaagtatcaaaccaatccacccagccgttcttgagttatcttgtttacacacagacagacacacagacacacagacagacacacagacacacagacaaacgcggggtaaaatataacctccatgaaatttcatggaggtaataactgtTCTTAGTTATAGATAGACAGTCAGATTGTCATCGGTAACCAAATCAGTGTACGTCTAGATCTTTGTACAATTCTTCCCATCGTCTTCTGTTTGCTGCTGTTTCCCTTAGATATCTTAACATGTGAGTCTCAAGTCTAATGTTCTGGTTAAGATGTAGTTTACAGTCGTCTACCAGACTGCTGAGGAGGCCTTCACGTGGCCTTCCTAGCCTTGGTTTGAGCTTCTTACTGAACGCGACGTTAAGGATCTTTTGTGGCGGCGAGTCCAGTGGCATACGGAAAATGTGGCCGAAGAGGAACCATCTACGACGGTGGACTGCATTTTGTAATGGTGATGCTTGGCACTTGCTGTACAGCTTACTGTTACTAATGTGGTTGGGGTGGAAGTGACCCGCATTAATAAGTGTTGTAGATAGTGACCGTGTTATCCCTTACATCAGTCACTACCAACTGCCCTTCTTCACCAACTGCAATATGAGTTATCATCCCCAGCCCAGTAACAACATGGCGAACGAAAAGTCCGCGACTTGTAAACATGGAAACCTGACCGTTTCCAAGCACCCCACCACGACTTGCCACAAAGATATGTCCTAACGTGTCAGTACAGATTCCTTTGGGATAGGTAAGAGCGCTAGCACTATCACCATGGCCCGCAAAACTGAACAGAAGGTCCCCGGTCTGGTTATACACGTGAAccatgttatattttgtagTAAGAATGTTTCCTGCCCTGTTTACCACGACGGACTCTGAAAATGAATTCTCAAGCTTTCTAACAAACGAGCCATTCGGTTGATATATGTAAAGCTCCTGTGGTACCCTGTCACGTTTTGTGACGAGAATATGATTACTTTTTGTATCCACTGCAATGGATCGAACGCGTTGGCTCCATGGCACCACGAACTTACTCAAAGCTCGACCTTCATTGTTGTATTGTACAACATAGGAACTGAATTTAGCATTCCCAACTACCCACAGGTTTTCATTGCCATCAACGGACAGTCCTTCGGGAAATATCGTACTTCCGGCTTTGCCTGGTACTGTTGTCAAGAAATGACGAATGTAAACACCCTTGATGTTAAATGCTTGGACTCGACTGTTGTCATGATCAGCTACGAATATCTCGTTTCTACAAGAGAAAATAAGTCCACACAGACGAGAGAACTTCCCCAGTGTGGATCCCCGCCCACCAAACGTGATGACGTGACGTTTTTCACCATCTTCTGTCGTTCCTGGTaagcatccttccatctttgcagatgatggtagtgCTCTCGTCGTTCCTACAGCGATACAAATATATCTATAATAGGTATTATAGATaggtattatcattatcatggcTTTATTAGGGCTTTATAAATTGAAGTACGTACTGTACTAGCCTGGTCACAAACTGAGGTCGATAATGTTTGTATATGAAATAGGTATTGAATACAAGGATGGGTGCCGAAACATTCATGTAAATCTTGTGAATCACATacgcatgcccgtagccagggggggggggggggggggggttcggaagaacgtCGAaagtccactttttcatgtccaagattttttttcaaaggcatgactgatttgcatttttccctgatagacatttcagccaatcgtagtgagtctatcagcaaaatttgccccagaaagtgcaggaaatggcttttcagagggtccagatttcaaaatttccccggacctccattgcgacgcctcgcgcctttggtgtcggacatggtgaaaatatgtcgagggagttggcctcaaagacttacgcaaaagccttgtcctttaattgaaattccattaaacttcgcaagcgatttttgcccgtcaaaatgcaggaaatggcgtttcagagggtcaaaatttcaaattttccgggggagcatgcccccggacccgcctgcggcgctcgatggtcccacaattactaaaaagaaccccccaaccaaaatcctggctacgggcatgataCGAACATCTATTATCATTGGCGAAGCAGCAGAATTGTAACATCTATGATATTCTGTCTTACTTTTCAAGTTGGTGGAGGTATGTGAGTCCTTATCCAAGGGTGTGGTTGTCTGAACTGTTCGCATCTCAGTCTGTGAGCTTCCTTCGGTCGGCAACAGTTCCTTCAAGATTCGACATTCGAAAGGATCAAACGAATATTACTTTGTACTACATTATGCTTTcaaaacaagactggcaataaaaatgtattattgccatgacgacgattgagggtacaacaatacagctcaaatcagaaatagactggaacttccctgtcgcactatccctggcacaatatactagcccacctgtaacataaaactacagccagcagaaatgtactatccccggtgacgtacattccaccattgaataccagagatacatctggaacagatttaggggggagggggagggggagggggacttgcatacccagcatactgtggagtactagcattcttggaaaaatgcctgtgcaattcctagaatttttgcagactgaatgcaatatataccacttgacgactcccctgaggcgtcgtcaataACATTTTGTACGCCGTAGTGGATCCCAGACCTTGGTGTAAGCTGTTTTGGGCGTTGTTGTTTGAAAGAGAAGTTACAAATTTACTCTAAGGCAAGTCTAACAACTAAGAATATTTGCGTTTTTTAAGATTAAAcctttagtaaaaaaaattgagcagCAAAATATTCAGTTTTGCTGGACAGGTGATGAGACAACGATCCTTGTCTACATGTATTCTTTGTGTTTCCTAGCTGTCGGTCATTTCTTTTAAATGTTCACACGTGTGTGAGGTGTATCACTTAGTTTGATAGAagattatgatatgatatctgTGGGAGAGTAAGGGACAAAATTTAACGGAAAAACATGACTTTGTCATTGTGCGAAACGAAGTCCTTTGAACATTATTTGATATTTCAGAGAATTTGATATTTATCGTTTTAGTTTTATCATTTACGCTTCTTAACATATCCCTCTAGAATTGATTTGCAATGTATGCACACTGAgaaatagcctgattaaatctcgcttatagcagcccgccaaacatccgccggcccccccAGAAGGGGGGAGGGGCCTGTCggagttacagccctggacagcggagtttgtgttacacagactgagaaaatattttaaaaatcatactGAACAAAACATAGCAAGGTCTGTACCACGTTCGGTCATTTAGTCCCAAAATGCTGAGGCTTCAAAGGGTTAACCCTGCGAATAAGCATAAGTAAGATTATGTAGTTTGTCAGGGGAGAACGAATCACAAAAAAGCCAATTACCGTGACAGTCCCTGGTGGCCCTGTAGGATACGGACGGTTAAGGTCCTGATGGGTTTCCTGGGGCGAAGCGATGAAGACTCCTGTCAGGATTATGGCTACCCCAGCGGATGCCGTGATGACTGCACAAACCAGCTGTGCGCATGAGCGGGAAGGACGTTTCGGGCCACGAGGTGCAGGTCCTCCATCTTTTGCAACTTCGATAATTTAGTTAATAGACATAGTAAGTAATgtaagatagaaaaaaaatgaggcATTGACCACGTGCAAACaaaaaggtaaataaacaaatatcatTGGCACTGTATTATCTATTAATTTTTTAGGTTTTTATGggagattactgtaaatgcatttaagttcgcggggatttaatttcgcggtagcgggaacatggacttttcgcggtggttttaatttcgcggtagcaccatgcactgtaatctcttattgttaaggaaaaatgttcgcggtggttttaaattcgcggtgaagcgcgAACATTGatccacagcgaacatttctgcatttacagtattcgaaTTGACCATAACTTCGGAAATCTAACAGAGGGTAATAGCGgcccaaggaggtttaataaaCGTGTAACGAAGAAGTGACTTCTTTTAACTATTCTATAAAACAATATGAAATGTATCAAAACTGATATCACTATTAGACTTTTTTCATCTGTACGTCTGTCAGATTATGCTGCAATGCCGATATGTACGTTTATTGCGCAATAAAAAATTATTACCACTACTACCTACTATTAGTTAAatttgaaattgttgccaattaAATTATAAGGATAAATAAAGTTTAGGATGTTCCAGCATAATCCTTTTAAAAATAATAGAGCGTAACAAAGCTAAGATGAGAGAGAACATAAGAATGGCGCTGAGCCCTTACCCGTCCTGATATGTGTTAAACAACAAATCGCCAATGCAATTTCTTTAGATTTTAACAGTGCCAATGCTTCCAAATAGAAAGATTCAGACATGCAATTAATTATGAATCAGGTATGAAATTCAGGGTTATCGAATAAAATGTACTACTAGGTTCTTGTTACTCAAAAAACGTTACGTACAGTATTTGACTTACCTGAAGGAAGGTTGGAACTTTCTGCAGGTTCATCAAGATGTGGCTGGTACTTATGTTTATCATCATctatatcatcattttcatatacatctttgGTCACACTATCATTATTTTCGTACATATtttcagccacatcatcattttcatatacatcttcagccacatcatcattttcatacatattttcagccacatcatcattttcatacatattttcagccacatcatcattttcaaatacatctttggtcacatcatcattttcatacatattttcagccacatcatcattttcatatacatcttcagccacatcatcattttcatacatattttcagccacatcatcattttcGTATGCATCTTctacaaaatcatcatcattttcatatacatcttcagtCACATCATCACTATTTTCATATATATCTTCAGCCACACCGTTATCACCATTTCCATGTGCATAATGTACGTTTTCAGCCACGTAGGTATCCGTTCCAGTTGTATGATCAACGATGGCGTTGAAACGCTGAGTCTGTATGGACCTTGGCTCCATAGTAGCACTAAAAGTTACTCCTCCTTGAGTTGTCTGAATGGTGCGGACGTCACTTCGTTGCATCGTTATCGTATGTAGTTCTTTTGCAAAACCTGACGGTGCagagcaacaaaaaaaaaaaccaaaaacaaacaccgTATGACATCATTTTCTTCTGTTTAGATGTTCAATTAATTAACGCTAAATTCACCCATGCTCCATTATGCTACATTTCGTATTTTTTTGATATCATTAGTATTTGACATGCTACTTTATttggtttattgtttattaatatTAATACCGGCAGGATAATCACCCAAAGCTGCTGGCTAGGCGATCGCCCCAGATTCTGGCAGGGCAGTCGCCCAAAGCTAATATCA harbors:
- the LOC118406113 gene encoding RING finger protein nhl-1-like encodes the protein MRTVQTTTPLDKDSHTSTNLKRTTRALPSSAKMEGCLPGTTEDGEKRHVITFGGRGSTLGKFSRLCGLIFSCRNEIFVADHDNSRVQAFNIKGVYIRHFLTTVPGKAGSTIFPEGLSVDGNENLWVVGNAKFSSYVVQYNNEGRALSKFVVPWSQRVRSIAVDTKSNHILVTKRDRVPQELYIYQPNGSFVRKLENSFSESVVVNRAGNILTTKYNMVHVYNQTGDLLFSFAGHGDSASALTYPKGICTDTLGHIFVASRGGVLGNGQVSMFTSRGLFVRHVVTGLGMITHIAVGEEGQLVVTDVRDNTVTIYNTY